One stretch of Chryseobacterium sp. LJ668 DNA includes these proteins:
- a CDS encoding LamG-like jellyroll fold domain-containing protein — MKNKTLLFKHTLKSLLFCGLTLSTIDLGAQTLAFPEATGFGRYTTGARGAATPQIYLVTNLNDSGPGSFRDAVSQPGRFVIFKVGGIINLQSVVAVPSNTTIAGQTAPGEGIVFLGARVSYSGANNTISRYVRHRYGGTSQNQDASGIANGANIILDHLTFTWGTDEVFSVNWDNNGVSPDNITIQNSIIGQGMHRHNHSAGGLMQPPPGGKISLIGNLYICNKTRNNKIKGINEFVNNVVYNWGNYGNTYGHTQSGEAYIMGGDSAGSSFANIINNYFIGGPNTSPTVSTPFSVGNANFNLYGPGNYFDNNKNGILDGTLVPQDLTGFPTGDAASILSVPYDYPVKNPVLTAQGAYDKIITGAGASYPRRDQVDQLMISDLMSKGTTATYVYVQTDLTTQFGFTNGGAGHVYGAPAPLDTDNDGMPDAWETANGLNPNVFDALAVSSTNAPYLNIEVYINNLPNTVPPDFIIPPSNLNFTNALTGGTPAASSLTVNWSENAANETNYVLERSPNGTAFTVVATLPANTTSYNETGLTPNTQYYYRVKAVNAADSSVYTANATVTTPPVPSAPTQATSPNPSNGNVNVQLDNGNLLLKWTGSANTTSYTVHFGTNPLNLNNVATVPYSATPSYQISNLNTATNYYWRIDATNALGTTTGVVWNFKAITPTLVGSWPFAEAPLSGTQIADVTPYANHGVLNAAYDNASVRVPGKENNALDLATSPNTPYIASIPHQDQILFNNNSFTVSYWMKAPVSMIPSSSATSLYVLCKGSFTANTVTGATGKRFNIEIKGGQLRYAIDDDVTKKEITSPIANYFTNNWVHVVIQRDIIAHKMRIYTNGVLSTEGDETAVTGIGEASDLIIGNIGELEFLATTNAPAPYKGAFDELKMYNYALSPTEISALYNQAVLGNAEFSISKNVGSVYPNPVKDQLYIKLPEYKKSTLTATVMDMTGKVIIKETLKSNGNGTFNLNISGRKVSGNYILNVSGDNLNSNFKIIVE; from the coding sequence ATGAAAAATAAAACTTTACTATTTAAGCACACTCTAAAATCTTTATTGTTCTGTGGATTGACCTTATCCACCATTGATTTGGGTGCCCAAACTTTGGCATTTCCTGAAGCTACCGGTTTTGGCAGATATACCACCGGAGCGAGAGGTGCTGCAACTCCTCAAATATATCTGGTAACTAATTTGAACGACAGCGGGCCGGGTTCGTTCCGTGATGCCGTAAGCCAGCCGGGTAGATTTGTGATTTTTAAAGTGGGAGGAATAATCAATTTACAGTCTGTAGTTGCTGTACCAAGCAATACCACGATTGCGGGACAAACAGCTCCGGGAGAAGGAATCGTATTTTTAGGAGCTAGAGTCTCATATTCAGGGGCTAATAACACCATTTCCAGATACGTTCGTCACCGTTATGGCGGAACATCTCAAAACCAGGATGCATCAGGAATTGCCAATGGTGCCAACATTATCTTAGATCACCTTACTTTTACCTGGGGTACAGATGAAGTATTCTCCGTGAACTGGGATAATAACGGAGTAAGTCCGGATAACATTACGATTCAGAATTCTATTATCGGACAGGGAATGCACCGCCACAATCACTCTGCAGGTGGTTTAATGCAACCGCCACCGGGAGGAAAGATCAGTTTAATAGGGAATTTATACATCTGTAATAAAACCCGTAATAATAAAATTAAAGGAATCAACGAGTTTGTAAATAATGTAGTCTATAACTGGGGAAATTACGGAAACACCTATGGACATACCCAATCTGGTGAGGCTTACATTATGGGAGGGGATTCTGCAGGGAGCTCTTTTGCCAATATCATCAACAATTATTTCATTGGAGGCCCGAATACGAGTCCTACAGTTTCTACTCCTTTCAGTGTAGGAAATGCGAATTTCAATTTATACGGTCCCGGAAATTATTTTGATAACAATAAAAACGGAATTCTGGATGGAACTTTGGTCCCACAGGATTTAACAGGATTTCCTACAGGAGATGCTGCATCAATATTATCTGTACCGTATGATTATCCTGTGAAAAACCCAGTACTTACTGCTCAAGGTGCATATGACAAAATAATTACCGGCGCAGGTGCATCTTATCCGAGACGTGATCAGGTAGATCAACTGATGATTTCAGATCTGATGTCAAAAGGAACAACTGCTACTTATGTTTATGTACAGACAGATTTAACGACTCAATTTGGTTTCACCAATGGTGGTGCAGGGCACGTTTACGGTGCTCCGGCTCCTTTGGATACGGATAATGACGGTATGCCCGATGCTTGGGAAACTGCAAACGGACTGAATCCGAATGTTTTTGACGCTTTGGCAGTAAGCAGTACGAATGCACCTTATTTAAATATTGAGGTATATATCAATAATTTGCCTAATACCGTTCCGCCGGATTTTATTATTCCGCCATCGAATCTGAATTTTACCAATGCGCTCACAGGAGGTACTCCTGCAGCCAGTTCTTTAACGGTTAACTGGAGTGAGAATGCTGCCAACGAAACCAATTATGTACTAGAACGTTCTCCAAACGGAACTGCTTTTACCGTAGTAGCAACGCTTCCTGCGAACACAACAAGCTATAATGAAACAGGTTTAACGCCAAACACTCAGTATTATTATAGAGTTAAGGCTGTAAATGCTGCAGATTCTTCGGTGTATACCGCAAATGCTACGGTCACTACACCGCCGGTTCCTTCAGCACCGACACAGGCGACAAGTCCTAATCCTTCCAATGGAAATGTTAATGTCCAGTTGGATAATGGTAACCTTCTTTTAAAATGGACAGGCAGTGCCAATACGACAAGTTATACCGTTCATTTTGGAACAAATCCTTTAAATTTAAATAATGTTGCAACGGTACCTTATTCTGCAACACCATCATATCAGATTAGCAATTTAAATACGGCGACTAACTACTATTGGAGAATTGATGCTACTAATGCTTTGGGAACTACTACAGGAGTTGTTTGGAATTTTAAAGCAATAACCCCAACGCTTGTAGGAAGCTGGCCATTCGCAGAAGCTCCTTTATCAGGAACACAGATTGCGGATGTTACCCCTTATGCGAATCATGGTGTTTTAAATGCTGCATACGACAACGCAAGTGTAAGAGTACCGGGTAAAGAAAACAACGCGCTTGATCTGGCAACTTCGCCTAATACTCCTTATATAGCAAGTATTCCGCATCAGGATCAGATATTATTTAATAACAACTCATTCACCGTTTCTTATTGGATGAAAGCTCCTGTAAGCATGATCCCATCGTCATCGGCTACCAGTCTGTATGTATTGTGTAAAGGTTCATTTACTGCTAATACAGTGACTGGTGCTACCGGTAAACGTTTTAACATAGAAATCAAAGGTGGCCAGTTGAGATATGCGATCGATGATGATGTTACGAAAAAGGAAATCACCTCGCCAATTGCCAATTATTTTACGAATAACTGGGTGCATGTGGTGATCCAACGAGATATTATTGCCCATAAAATGAGAATTTACACCAACGGAGTTTTGAGTACTGAAGGAGATGAAACTGCTGTTACGGGTATTGGTGAGGCAAGTGATCTAATTATCGGAAACATCGGTGAGCTGGAATTTTTAGCAACTACCAATGCTCCGGCTCCTTATAAAGGTGCATTTGACGAGCTGAAAATGTACAATTATGCATTATCTCCAACGGAAATATCTGCTCTATACAACCAGGCGGTTTTGGGGAATGCAGAATTCAGCATCAGCAAAAATGTAGGATCAGTATATCCGAATCCTGTAAAAGACCAGCTGTACATCAAGCTTCCGGAATATAAAAAATCAACCTTAACGGCGACTGTAATGGATATGACCGGGAAAGTGATTATTAAGGAAACTTTAAAGTCTAACGGAAACGGAACTTTTAATCTGAATATAAGCGGAAGAAAAGTATCCGGAAACTATATTCTGAATGTTTCAGGAGACAACCTGAACAGTAATTTTAAGATTATTGTTGAGTAA
- a CDS encoding reverse transcriptase domain-containing protein produces the protein MKNILEVSSHEAKIFFLKKESYSRLELPHYFNFQLIINKIDEKLINSDLKDFRSSSPREFENVNYKLITNKDGKYAWRPFQLIHPAIYVNLVNRITDEGNWKFIIDRFKIFRNNKNIECHSLPLISITIDKDDKRGQILSWWQLIEQRSLHLSLEYKYTVHTDITDCYGSIYTHSIPWALHTKEEAKKRVNRNSGSIGNIIDNHLQDMSYGQTNGIPQGSALMDFIAEILLGYVDLLLSEKLKSLKIEEYKILRYRDDYRIFTNNSLLAEEISKYLAEILSGLGLKINAEKTQSSNDLIKSAIKSDKKYWILNKRIAGNKQKWLLQLYFLSENYPNSGTIDTEMREFLKVLQKSKRTDYDVITLVSLTTQIAIKNPRVVPTAIAILSIFLSKIKDGSDKKIIIKNIKKSFTSIPNSSLIMIWFQRLYLTIGKTITFEELLCKKVINKNVEIWNSEWLDGSLKKIIDHTEIVDYRKVIKSKEKLLKIELKFITRNSNDY, from the coding sequence ATGAAGAATATTCTCGAAGTTAGTTCTCACGAAGCAAAAATTTTTTTTTTAAAAAAAGAATCATATTCACGTCTAGAGCTTCCACATTATTTCAATTTTCAACTAATTATAAATAAAATTGATGAAAAACTTATAAATAGTGACTTAAAAGATTTTCGTTCAAGTAGTCCTCGTGAGTTTGAAAATGTTAATTATAAATTAATTACAAATAAAGATGGTAAATATGCTTGGAGACCATTTCAATTAATACATCCTGCCATATATGTTAATCTTGTTAATCGAATCACAGATGAGGGAAATTGGAAATTTATTATTGATCGATTTAAAATATTTAGGAATAATAAAAATATAGAATGTCATAGCTTACCACTCATCTCAATAACAATAGATAAAGATGATAAAAGAGGACAAATTTTGTCATGGTGGCAATTAATAGAGCAAAGGTCTTTACATCTTTCATTAGAATATAAATATACTGTCCACACTGATATAACTGATTGCTATGGTTCAATCTATACTCATTCTATACCTTGGGCTTTACATACGAAAGAGGAAGCAAAAAAAAGAGTAAATAGAAATTCTGGCAGTATTGGAAATATTATTGATAATCATTTGCAAGATATGAGCTACGGTCAAACTAATGGAATACCTCAAGGAAGTGCGCTAATGGATTTTATTGCCGAGATTCTTTTAGGATATGTTGATTTACTATTATCTGAAAAATTAAAAAGTCTAAAAATTGAAGAGTATAAAATATTGAGATATAGAGATGACTACAGAATATTTACAAATAATTCGCTTTTAGCAGAAGAAATTTCTAAATACTTAGCAGAAATATTATCTGGATTAGGATTGAAAATCAATGCCGAGAAGACACAATCTTCAAATGATTTAATAAAAAGTGCAATCAAATCTGATAAAAAATATTGGATTTTGAATAAAAGAATAGCTGGAAATAAACAGAAGTGGTTATTGCAGCTATATTTTCTTTCTGAAAATTATCCAAATTCAGGAACAATTGATACAGAAATGAGAGAATTTTTAAAAGTTTTGCAAAAATCAAAAAGAACGGATTATGATGTAATTACTTTAGTGAGTCTCACAACACAGATCGCTATTAAAAACCCAAGAGTAGTTCCTACAGCTATAGCAATTTTAAGTATTTTTCTATCTAAAATTAAAGATGGTAGTGATAAAAAGATAATTATTAAAAATATTAAGAAATCTTTCACATCTATTCCAAATTCCTCATTAATAATGATCTGGTTTCAACGTCTATATCTAACAATTGGTAAAACTATAACTTTTGAAGAATTGCTATGTAAAAAAGTCATAAATAAAAATGTAGAGATTTGGAATTCGGAGTGGTTAGATGGTAGTTTGAAAAAAATAATTGATCATACTGAAATAGTTGATTATAGAAAAGTAATCAAATCAAAAGAAAAATTATTAAAAATTGAACTTAAATTTATTACCAGAAATTCCAATGATTACTAA
- a CDS encoding ankyrin repeat domain-containing protein, with protein sequence MKIKTLILALLLSASNLAYSQKIFNAISDQDIEKVNKLLEKGEDANQFSKEHQITPLYAAAGTGNEKLVELLIAKGADVNKPLKTTATPLNLASQDGYTKVVEILLKKNANPNYKDANGWTALRFAVRNNKLEIVKLLVENKAEIDAQAADLATPFASAIGKGYIDIAEFLIQKGANINNIDKDHETPMMYCAGSGKIETVRFLLQYKPDLSVKNKDGKTALDFAKEKNHLEVAKLIQENMK encoded by the coding sequence ATGAAAATCAAAACTCTTATTTTAGCTTTACTATTATCAGCATCTAACTTGGCTTATTCTCAAAAGATATTTAATGCTATTTCTGATCAGGATATCGAGAAAGTAAATAAATTACTGGAAAAAGGTGAAGACGCAAATCAATTTTCCAAAGAACATCAGATTACACCGCTATATGCAGCCGCAGGAACAGGTAACGAAAAGCTTGTTGAACTATTAATTGCAAAAGGAGCTGATGTCAATAAGCCTTTAAAAACAACAGCAACCCCTCTAAATTTAGCTTCTCAAGATGGATATACTAAGGTTGTAGAAATACTTTTGAAGAAGAATGCCAATCCGAATTATAAGGATGCAAATGGCTGGACAGCGTTAAGATTCGCAGTAAGGAATAATAAGCTTGAAATAGTAAAACTTCTGGTTGAAAACAAAGCTGAAATTGATGCACAGGCAGCAGATTTAGCAACGCCATTTGCAAGTGCAATCGGAAAAGGATATATCGATATTGCTGAATTTCTAATACAAAAAGGGGCAAATATTAATAACATTGATAAGGATCACGAAACTCCGATGATGTATTGTGCCGGAAGTGGAAAAATTGAGACAGTAAGATTTCTCCTTCAATACAAACCTGATTTATCTGTAAAGAACAAAGACGGCAAAACAGCATTGGATTTTGCAAAAGAAAAAAACCATCTGGAAGTGGCGAAGTTGATTCAGGAAAATATGAAATAG
- a CDS encoding AAA family ATPase: MNLYNLIIQDKEEVTLDDVFLEPKNKEQFVQLIKEQTYAKELFEYGLPVNNKILLEGSSGCGKTMTAKAIANALGKNIIILNLSNIVSSRIGETSQNIKMIFDKAARERSVLFLDELDQIGKARGSDDKDVGEMRRLVNTLIQLIDYYPENALLLCATNHAEIIDTAIIRRFQLKIKYEMPSQEFLDFFYDSLLAKFPEDLRNIDRSYGISFAEAKDYAFTVVKGNLIGQLESRK, encoded by the coding sequence ATGAATCTGTACAATCTCATCATTCAGGACAAAGAAGAAGTAACGCTCGATGATGTTTTCCTGGAACCTAAAAATAAGGAACAGTTTGTACAGCTTATCAAAGAACAGACCTACGCCAAAGAATTATTTGAATATGGACTTCCCGTCAACAATAAAATCCTTCTCGAAGGAAGTTCAGGATGCGGAAAAACCATGACCGCAAAAGCCATTGCGAATGCTTTGGGAAAAAATATCATCATTCTCAACCTCAGCAATATCGTTTCCTCAAGAATCGGCGAAACCTCGCAAAATATCAAAATGATTTTCGACAAAGCTGCAAGAGAAAGGTCTGTGCTTTTTCTTGATGAACTCGACCAGATCGGGAAAGCTCGTGGAAGCGACGACAAAGATGTGGGAGAAATGAGAAGGCTCGTCAACACTTTGATTCAGCTGATCGACTATTATCCTGAAAATGCGTTGTTGCTTTGCGCCACCAATCACGCTGAAATCATCGATACCGCTATCATCAGGCGTTTCCAACTGAAAATAAAATACGAAATGCCTTCACAAGAATTTCTGGATTTTTTTTACGACAGTCTTCTCGCCAAATTCCCGGAAGATTTAAGGAATATTGACAGGAGCTATGGAATTTCGTTTGCTGAAGCGAAGGATTATGCTTTTACGGTGGTGAAGGGTAATTTAATTGGCCAACTGGAATCTAGAAAATGA
- a CDS encoding DNA-formamidopyrimidine glycosylase family protein, with product MPEGPTIVLMKEDLQKFVGEKVTEVSGSEVPEISKVNGEILREIKTFGKQTYLIFDTIIFKIHLMMFGSYSLYKRKDIDTLRLGLTFKDDGMYFYTCVVKIVDESLLLKINWEADIMSRKWNPEKTEQTLKTASKMMICDALMNQDIFSGVGNIIKNEALFRTGIHPESLIGNLPEKKLKEVIAEARNYGFDFKKWKKANVLSKHFQIYHQKKCPICGLEVIKKDTGKSKRTSFFCENDQKLY from the coding sequence ATGCCTGAAGGTCCAACAATTGTTCTGATGAAAGAAGATCTGCAAAAATTTGTAGGTGAAAAAGTTACTGAAGTTAGCGGAAGTGAAGTTCCCGAAATTTCCAAAGTCAATGGCGAAATTCTCCGCGAGATAAAAACTTTTGGAAAACAGACTTATCTTATTTTTGATACGATTATTTTCAAAATTCATCTTATGATGTTCGGTTCATATAGTTTGTACAAAAGAAAAGATATTGACACGCTCCGACTGGGATTAACTTTTAAAGATGACGGAATGTATTTTTATACCTGCGTGGTAAAAATTGTAGATGAGAGTTTATTATTAAAAATAAATTGGGAAGCCGATATCATGAGCAGGAAATGGAATCCCGAAAAAACTGAGCAAACTTTAAAAACAGCTTCTAAAATGATGATTTGTGATGCATTAATGAATCAGGATATATTTTCCGGCGTTGGGAATATTATTAAAAATGAGGCTTTGTTCAGGACCGGCATTCATCCGGAAAGTCTGATTGGAAATCTACCGGAAAAAAAACTGAAAGAAGTGATCGCAGAAGCCCGAAATTATGGTTTTGATTTTAAAAAATGGAAAAAAGCAAATGTTTTGAGCAAACATTTTCAGATTTATCATCAGAAAAAATGTCCGATTTGCGGTTTAGAAGTGATTAAAAAAGATACCGGAAAAAGTAAACGGACCAGTTTCTTTTGTGAAAACGATCAGAAATTGTATTGA
- a CDS encoding deoxyguanosinetriphosphate triphosphohydrolase has product MNLNQIFTNQRTGNNPHTKASRTDFQRDFDRIIFSSAFRRLQNKTQVFPLPGSVFVHNRLTHSLEVSSVGRSLGSVIGEFIHDNYQNDLTEDSKNFYLHNLGNVIAAACLCHDVGNPAFGHSGEDAIASYFDKNEKDLKLKFSEKEWADLVNFEGNANAIRVLAHQQQGKDLGGAQLTFATLASIAKYPCEAVARKKGILHRKKFGFFQNEKETFLEIAKATNMISEGDEPQIFKRHPFVWLVEAADDICYNIIDMEDAHRLGIVSTAECENLFFELVKSETNDIKRVKDKLSAISNDNERISYLRAKVINALINKSLEIYKQNFNKILSGDLDKALLDIYRDENKALKDIESFSIDKIYNHKAVVEIENAGYNVMYELLNHFIPSVLKVKEERKSYDKMALKLLPQQFVYEEGSDYQKTLGVIDFVSGMTDNYATDLYRKIKGIDIGMTM; this is encoded by the coding sequence ATGAACTTGAATCAGATTTTTACGAATCAGCGCACAGGAAATAATCCACATACAAAAGCTTCACGAACAGATTTTCAAAGAGATTTTGACAGAATTATCTTCTCCTCGGCTTTCAGAAGACTGCAGAATAAAACGCAGGTTTTTCCGCTTCCGGGAAGTGTTTTTGTGCACAATCGTCTGACGCATTCATTAGAAGTTTCGTCTGTAGGAAGAAGTTTGGGAAGTGTTATCGGAGAATTTATTCACGATAATTATCAAAATGATCTGACGGAAGATTCTAAGAATTTTTATCTTCATAATTTAGGAAATGTAATTGCGGCAGCCTGTCTTTGTCACGATGTTGGAAATCCTGCTTTCGGACATTCAGGAGAAGATGCGATTGCGAGTTATTTTGATAAAAATGAAAAAGATTTAAAGTTAAAATTCTCAGAAAAAGAATGGGCAGATCTTGTTAATTTTGAAGGAAATGCCAATGCTATAAGAGTTCTCGCCCATCAGCAGCAAGGTAAAGATCTGGGTGGAGCACAACTTACCTTTGCCACATTGGCGAGTATTGCGAAATATCCTTGTGAAGCTGTAGCCAGAAAAAAAGGAATTCTGCACCGTAAGAAATTCGGTTTTTTTCAAAATGAAAAAGAAACTTTTCTAGAAATTGCTAAAGCAACAAACATGATTTCTGAGGGCGATGAGCCGCAGATTTTTAAGAGACATCCTTTTGTTTGGCTTGTAGAGGCAGCAGATGACATCTGCTACAATATCATCGACATGGAAGATGCTCACAGACTGGGAATTGTCTCAACAGCAGAATGTGAAAACCTCTTTTTTGAACTCGTAAAATCTGAAACCAATGATATTAAAAGGGTAAAAGATAAACTGTCTGCAATCTCAAACGATAATGAAAGAATATCTTATCTGCGCGCTAAAGTAATTAATGCTCTGATCAATAAATCTTTAGAAATTTATAAGCAGAATTTTAATAAAATTCTATCCGGAGATTTAGACAAGGCATTACTTGATATTTATAGAGATGAAAATAAAGCTTTAAAGGATATTGAAAGTTTTTCTATTGATAAAATTTACAATCACAAAGCTGTGGTAGAAATTGAAAACGCAGGCTACAATGTAATGTATGAATTGCTGAATCATTTTATACCCTCAGTTTTAAAAGTGAAAGAAGAAAGAAAATCATACGATAAAATGGCGCTGAAACTTCTGCCGCAGCAATTTGTTTACGAAGAGGGGAGCGATTATCAGAAAACTCTGGGTGTTATTGATTTTGTTTCAGGAATGACAGACAATTACGCAACAGATTTATATAGAAAAATAAAAGGAATTGATATCGGAATGACGATGTAA
- a CDS encoding NAD(P)H-dependent flavin oxidoreductase, protein MWNKNRITDLLGIEYPIFQGPFGGGLSTVELTSTVSNLGGLGGFGAYTSSPEEIYEIDKQIKLKTDKPYNLNLWVNDHDIIDEEHTENQYKKTVEIFKPYYDSLNIEVPALPPTFESRFQNQLQVVFDIKPKVFSFMFGLLDQDIIERLKNQGTIVAGNATTLDEAIALENIGVEVIVASGFESGGHRPSFLDKAELSTTGTFALIQLVKDKVKTPIVAAGGIANGRGIAAAMTLGAEAAQIGTAFLATDESGALPIHKEFLFSEAAKSTTLSRAYTGRLGRGITTEITRKLLTATDQTLPFPLQTTFISSMRKAALEQKKHELVFFWSGQIAPILKHKKASTLMHSLIEDANELLV, encoded by the coding sequence ATGTGGAATAAAAACAGAATAACAGATTTATTGGGCATAGAATATCCAATTTTTCAGGGACCTTTTGGTGGCGGATTATCAACAGTTGAATTAACCTCTACGGTCAGTAATCTCGGTGGATTGGGCGGTTTCGGAGCTTATACATCGTCTCCCGAAGAAATTTATGAAATTGATAAACAGATAAAGTTAAAGACAGACAAGCCTTACAATCTCAATCTTTGGGTAAACGATCATGATATTATTGATGAGGAACATACTGAAAATCAATATAAAAAGACGGTTGAAATTTTCAAGCCTTATTATGACAGCTTAAATATTGAGGTTCCTGCGCTTCCACCCACTTTTGAGTCGAGATTTCAGAATCAGTTGCAGGTTGTTTTTGATATTAAACCTAAAGTTTTCAGTTTCATGTTCGGACTTTTGGATCAGGACATTATTGAAAGATTGAAAAATCAGGGAACGATCGTTGCGGGAAATGCCACAACGTTAGACGAAGCCATCGCTTTGGAAAACATCGGTGTAGAAGTGATTGTCGCATCAGGTTTTGAAAGTGGCGGTCACAGACCTTCGTTTCTGGATAAAGCTGAACTTTCAACGACGGGAACTTTTGCTTTAATTCAATTGGTTAAAGATAAAGTGAAAACTCCCATTGTAGCCGCCGGCGGAATTGCCAACGGTCGCGGAATCGCTGCAGCAATGACTTTAGGAGCAGAAGCCGCACAAATCGGAACTGCATTTTTAGCAACCGACGAATCCGGAGCATTGCCGATTCACAAAGAATTTCTGTTTTCAGAAGCCGCAAAATCCACTACCCTTTCCAGAGCTTACACAGGAAGATTAGGACGCGGGATTACCACAGAAATCACAAGAAAACTCTTGACAGCAACAGATCAAACCTTGCCATTTCCTTTGCAGACAACTTTCATTTCATCCATGAGAAAAGCAGCATTGGAACAAAAAAAACATGAATTGGTTTTCTTCTGGTCAGGACAAATCGCTCCAATTTTAAAACATAAAAAAGCATCAACATTAATGCATTCATTAATAGAAGATGCAAATGAATTGTTAGTTTGA
- a CDS encoding nuclear transport factor 2 family protein — translation MKVLLLFAWLFIFPVNSFAQKIKVMKTDTVQETEIRNAIEQYYFKGIYEGNTGLLKQVFYKDALLFGDIKGVPYYKTATQYIEGVGSRISPQKSGKDFKPTIISIDVINTIATAKLNVKMYDFNYYNFITFHKIDGKWLIVNKTLTDVEL, via the coding sequence ATGAAAGTTCTACTATTATTTGCATGGCTGTTTATCTTTCCGGTAAACAGCTTTGCTCAAAAAATCAAAGTCATGAAAACAGACACAGTACAAGAAACAGAAATAAGAAATGCCATCGAGCAATATTATTTTAAAGGAATTTATGAAGGAAATACCGGGCTTCTAAAACAGGTTTTTTATAAAGATGCTCTTCTTTTCGGAGATATAAAAGGAGTTCCTTACTACAAAACCGCCACACAATATATTGAAGGTGTCGGAAGCAGAATAAGTCCTCAAAAATCGGGGAAAGATTTTAAGCCGACAATTATCTCTATCGACGTGATAAACACGATTGCCACAGCAAAATTAAATGTAAAAATGTATGATTTTAATTACTATAATTTTATAACTTTCCATAAAATTGATGGTAAATGGCTCATCGTCAACAAAACATTAACTGATGTAGAACTTTAA
- a CDS encoding SDR family NAD(P)-dependent oxidoreductase codes for MKKQTVIVTGASSGIGLEIARYFLDRGDNVVINSQTESKLRQVYDELGAGENLAMVAGSVADKAVGEKLAKTAIEKFGSIDVLVNNAGIYENKPFLEVTEDYLDKFLNTNLKGTFFTTQSVIPQMQKQKDGVIINIGTPLVYHAIAQSPSTAPISSKGAIHALTLQLAAEFGKDNIRVNVVAPGLIRTPMHDESIDNNAGIHLINRIGEPKEVAQMVHAIAKNTFISGAIINVDGGMGAGHQL; via the coding sequence ATGAAAAAACAAACAGTAATCGTTACAGGCGCATCATCAGGAATCGGTTTGGAAATTGCCCGTTATTTTCTGGACAGAGGTGATAATGTGGTCATAAATTCACAAACAGAATCAAAATTACGACAGGTTTACGACGAATTGGGAGCAGGCGAAAACCTTGCAATGGTCGCAGGAAGTGTTGCAGATAAAGCCGTTGGAGAAAAATTAGCAAAAACAGCGATTGAAAAATTCGGTTCCATTGATGTATTGGTCAACAATGCAGGAATTTACGAAAACAAACCGTTTTTAGAAGTTACGGAAGACTATTTAGATAAATTTTTAAATACCAATTTAAAAGGAACATTCTTCACAACGCAATCCGTAATTCCTCAAATGCAGAAACAAAAAGATGGAGTGATCATCAATATCGGAACTCCGCTTGTGTATCACGCGATCGCACAATCTCCGTCAACGGCACCAATTTCGAGCAAAGGAGCCATTCACGCTTTGACATTGCAATTGGCAGCAGAATTCGGAAAAGATAATATCAGGGTAAATGTCGTTGCACCAGGGCTGATCAGAACACCGATGCACGATGAAAGTATCGATAACAATGCAGGAATTCACTTGATCAACCGTATTGGAGAACCGAAAGAGGTCGCTCAAATGGTTCATGCTATTGCTAAAAACACATTTATCTCAGGCGCTATCATTAATGTAGATGGAGGAATGGGCGCCGGTCATCAATTGTAA
- a CDS encoding tautomerase family protein has protein sequence MPFIKVDVLREDLNREKKQQLIREISKAVTTVLNKDPHLTHIVINEIEDDNWGYAGEQVTVLKEQGFSTEKK, from the coding sequence ATGCCATTCATAAAAGTAGATGTTTTGCGCGAAGATCTTAATCGCGAAAAAAAACAACAATTAATCAGAGAAATAAGTAAAGCTGTAACAACAGTTTTGAATAAAGATCCACACTTGACACACATCGTGATCAATGAAATAGAAGACGACAACTGGGGATACGCCGGAGAACAGGTTACCGTCCTGAAAGAACAAGGATTTTCAACTGAAAAAAAGTAA